ATTGTTGCTTTCATGCCACTTCCCCCATTCGTTGTTCTTTGTAAGGCCTCGTTCCCTTTACCGAAACCAAGCCTGCTTGCTCCCTTGCGCTAAGAATGCCCGCCTCGGGCAAAATTAAGGTTACGCAATATCAGATAGATAGACAATGAAGCTGCCATGGACATTGATCTAGCGCAACTTGTTTGTCCACATCTGGGATTGCACAGGAAATCTGCTGCACCGCAGTGTCATGGATTTACGAGGCAGCACCGATCCTCCCGCCAAGGACCGGCCCGGAGCAACAGGAGGTTTACGTCTTCGGGGGGCGGCCGGTTCAGCCGTAGCGGCCCTCGATGTAGTCCGCGGTCTCCTGCTTCGCCGGAGTCACGAACATCTGGGCCGTGTCGGTATGCTCGACGACCTTCCCCATCAGCATGAAGATGCTTTCATTGCTGGCCCGCCGGGCCTGCGCCATGTTGTGAGTCACGATCACAATCGTGTAGTCGCCGCTCAGCCCCCAGATCAGCTCCTCCACGGCTTCCGTGCCCTTGGGATCGAGCGCCGAGCAGGGCTCGTCCATCAACAGGACGGTGGGCTTGACCGGCAGGAGCCGCGCGATGCAGAGCTTCTGTTGCTCCTCGAGGGACAGCTTGGTCGCCTTGCTGTCCAGGCGGTCCTTCACCATGTCCCAGAGCAGGACTTGGCGCAGCGCGGCTTCGACAATCTCGTCCTTTTCGCTCTTGTGCATACGCCGGCTGCCCTCGCCGTGGATATTGAAGCCGAACAGCACGTTGTCGCGGATCGAGATGGGCAAGGGATTGGGGCGCTGGAACACCATGCCGACCTGCTTGCGCACCTGAGCGAGCTCGACGCCCGCGCCATAGATGTCATGGCCGTAAACCGCAATCGAACCCTCGATGCTGACGTAGCCTAGCCGCTCGTTGATGCGGTTGATGCTGCGCAGGAAGGTCGTCTTGCCGCACCCGGAAGGGCCGATCAGGGAGGTGATAATGCCCTTCTTGATGTCCAGATTGACGTCGTAGAGCGCCTGGAAGTCGCCGTACCAGAGGTTGAGGCCGTGCGTCAGGATGGCATTCTCGGGGGCCTGTTCGGGCAGTTCCGCGTCCATCTGTCTTGCCATGTCCATGGCCATCTCCATCAAATCTGTCTTCGCGCCTTTGCCGTCGTCAACCGAACCGGCCGGCGATGTAGTCGGCGGTCCGGGTGTCGGCTACCTGCCCCGTGAAGAGGGCCTCGGTATCGCCGATTTCCACGCAGCTCCCAGTCAGGAAGAAGGCCGTGCGATCGGCCAGCCGGCGTGCCTGCTGTGTGAGGTTGGTCACAAGGATGATGGTCATCTCTCGCCGCAGTTCCTTGAGAACATCCTCGATCCGCATCGTCGTGACCGGGTCAACGGCGATGGAGAACTCGTCAAGGATCAGCAGATCCGGATCCTGCGACAAGGCACGCGCGATGGTTAGGCGCTGCTGCTGGCCGCCCGAGAGCAGGCTGCCGAGCGAGCCGAGGCGGTCCTTGACCTCGTCCCAGAGGGCCGCCCGCCTTAGGCATCTTTCGACGACTTCGTCCAGGTCGCTCTTGCTTCGGACACCGGAAAGCCGCGGCGCCAGGGCGACGTTGTCGTAAACCGTCATCGGCAGGCCTACCGGCAGGGGGAAGACCACGCCGATGCGCTGGCGCAGGGCATAGACGTTGCGCCAGCGGCGCACGTCGCGGCCGTTGAACAGGACGTCGCCCGAAACCTGCATCGCCGGATTGAACATGTCCATCCGGTTGAGGGCCTTCAGGAACGAGGTCTTGCCGCTGTTGGCCGGCCCGATGATCCCGAAGATCTCGTTCTCGCGGATCTCGAGGTTGACCCCGACCAAGGCCGGCTTGCCGCCGTAGGCGATCGAAAGATCGCGTACCGCAAGCTTCACCGGCGCGTCTTCGGCAACTCGCATAGGTGGCGGCGAGGCCTCGGACAACGCCGCTGCTTCGCTCAGCGTCTCTACCATTTCTTTTTCCCCCGCAGATAAACCCGAAACGCGATCGAAAGGGCGTTCATGAGAAGCACCATGGCGATCAGGACCAGGGCTACGCCATAGGGCAGCTCATCCGGAACGCCGGGGACCTGAGTGGAAACCACGAAGAGATGCAGCGAGAGCGCCATGGTCTGATCGAAGACGCTCTGCGGCAGGAACGGCAGGAAAAAGGCGGCGCCGGTAAACATGATCGGCGCGGTCTCGCCCGTGGTGCGCGACACCTCGAGGATCACGCCGGTCAGGATCCCGCTCACGGCGTTCGGCAAGACCACACGTTGAATGGTCTGCCAGCGTGTCGCGCCCATGTTCCAGCAGGCTTCGCGGAACGCCAGCGGCACGGCCTGCAGCGACTCCCGCGTCGCCACGATAATGAGCGGCAGCGTCATGATCGCCAGGGTGAGGCTGGCCGCCAGGATGCTCGTGCCGAAGCCGAAGAACAGCACGAAGGCCCCGACGCCGAACAGCGCATGGACGATGGAAGGGACGCCCGCCAGGTTGATGATCGCCAGGTTGATGACCCTGGTGAACCAGTTGTCCGGCGCGAACTCGCTGAGATAGAGCGCCGCCGCAACGCCGAGCGGCACCGAAATCAGGAGCGCCACCGCGACCAGCCAGACGGTGCCGACCAGAGCCGGGAACAACCCGCCGGCGGTCATGCCGTCGGTCGGCTCGCTGAACAGGAATTCCAGCGAGATCGCCGGGCCGCCCTTGTAGATCAAGGTGGCGAGGATGATCAGCACCGGCAGGATCAGCAGGGCGGTCATCATCATGAACAGGATCCGGATGAGCCCCTGGCGGCGGTTGTTGTTCAGGTTGACGTCGGTTGCTGCGAACATCGTGGCGATCCTCCCCGCGCTCAGCTCTTGCGAATGCCGCGCACGATCAGGTCGGCAGTCAGGTTGATGATGAAGGTGATCACGAACAGGAAGATCCCGATCGTGAAGAGCGCGCGGTAGTGCTCGGAGCCAACCGCGGTCTCGCCCAACTCGGCGGCGATCGTCGCCGTCAGGGCCCGGACGGAATCGAAGATGCTGTCCGGCAGGTTGATCGAATGGCCGCTCGCCATGAGCACCGCCATGGTCTCGCCGAACCCGCGCCCAACCCCGAGGAGCACGGCGCCCAGCAGACCGTTCTTGGCCGCCGGCAGAACGACCTTGAAGATCACCTGCCAGCGCGTCGCGCCCATGGCCTCGGCGGCCTCGCGGTAGCGATCCGGCACCGCTTTGAGCGCGTCCTCGGCGATGGAGGTCATGATCGGCGCCGCCATCAGTCCCAGGATGATGCCGGCATTGAGCACGTTGAGACCCACGGGGACATCGAAGGTCTGGATGATGAGGGGATTCATGATGGTCAGGCCGATGAAGCCCCAGACCACCGAAGGAATGGCGGCCAAGAGCTCGACCAGAACCTTGAGCGCTTCGCGGGTCTTTCCAGTGGCGAACTCCGCGATGTAGATGGCCGCTCCCAGCGAGAAGGGAATCGCCACCACCATTGCCAGGCCCGTTACGCTCGCCGTCCCTGCGATGAGCGCGAGAATTCCGTAGGTCGGCCGGTACTCGGACGTCGGCTTCCAGCGTGGTGATCCGAAGAACTCAGCGAAATCGAAGGTGTCCAGGAGAAACCCGAAGCCTTCCCGGGTGACGAACACGAAGATTCCGATGATGAAAATGATCGCCGAGATGCCACCCAGAAAGACCAGTATCTGGACCAGTTTGTCGATGTACCAGTCGGTGTTGCGCCGGTCGATATCGTCCTGCGGCAGAGCGGCGCCTGCTGCGCGGGCTTCGGCTTCCGTGATCTCGGCCATGTCAGTTAGCCTCCGCGCCACGCAGCGTTTCCATCAGGTCGCGCACGCGGGCACTGATCTCACGGTGCATCGGCAGATAGCTCTGCCCGGCATCGGCCTCGGTCAGGCCTTCCGGCACGGATCCCACGTCCCATTCGAGAAAAACGGTGCGGAACGGCTGACCTGGCAGATAGTCGGTGATCGGCCCGCTCAGGCTGACGATGACATCGTACCCGGCCGCCTTCTCGACATCCGGTTCCAAGACCTTCGGCTTGATCGGCCCCAGGGCCAGTCCTTGCGATTCCAAGAACCGAAACAAACCGGGCGTCAAGTCGGCCGCATTGCTGCGTCCGGCGCTGCTGAACTCGCCGCTGTGGGGGAATGTTCGGCGCGCCACGGCCTCGGCAATTTGGCTCTGGCAGTTGTTGTGGTGGTCCAGGAAAAGAACCCGATAGACCTTGGGCGGCTTGGTCTCGCCGGTGATCGTGAACAGGGTCTCTTCGCAGATGTTCTTCGCCCGATCGCTTACCCGCTTCAGGCGGCCGATCGTGATCAGCATGTCGAAGAGATAGCGAATACGCTCGCCTTTCTTCTCGCTCTCATCGACCAGGTCGGCGTAGATCATGTCCCCTCGGCCCTTGGCCTGCGATGCCATGAGCAAGGTCTCGCGAGCCAGCTCGACATTCTTGTCCTTGAAGGCGGCGACCGAACGTTCGAGACAGGTCTGGGCTTGCTCCGCCATGTCCTCCATCTCTTGCCTCAGCACGCCTGAGGGCGGATGGGGTAGCTGCAGGGCTTCGCGGGCGATGGTCACCGCGTAGTCACCGATCCGCTCCAGCTCGCCGACCAGGCTTACGATCGAGGAGATTTGCCTCAGATGGCCGGCGCTCGGCTGGTGGACCGCGAGGAAGGCGTAGCAAAGGCGCGTGATCTCGCGCGTCGTACGATTGATCGGGTGGTCCCCAATCACGGTCCGGTTGGCCAGCGCCCTGTCGGCGTCAAGGCTCGATTTCACGGCGTTTATCAGGGCTTGCTCTACCCTCGCTCCCAGGCCGGCGACGGCGTCATTTATCTGCGAGAGATCTTTTGACAGGCGTTCTTCATAGAGAGACATGGCATATCGCTCCGCATTTCATCCCCGGGAGCCCCGAGCGGAAGGCCGAATAGGACGGCTTGCAAAAGATGGCTTGGTGCGAGGGAGTGCGGCGAGGTCGCTTTGGCCGCACCGCACTCCCGAAGCTTCGCTCTGGATCTCTGCCCGCTAGTTGCAGGCTACATCGCGCACGGGCGCATAGCCCTTTTTCGAGATGATGCACTGACCCTCGTCGCTGAGGATCCAATCCAGATACTCTTTGATCGTCCCGGTCGGCTCGCCGTTCGTGTACATGAGCAGCGGCCGGGCGATGGGGTAGCTGCCGTCGCTGGCGCTCGCCACCGTCGGCATCACGCAGTCGCCGCCGTCGTCCTTGGTGACGCAGGCCAGCTTCACGTGGTCGGTCGCATAGGCCAGGCCGCTGTAGCCGATCGCACAGGGGGTCTTTTCGACCAGATCGACGACGTCCTTCGAGCCATGCATATCGCGCGTTCCCATCTTGTAGTCACGCTTCTTGCCGAGAACGGCCTTGCGGAAATAGGCGTAGGTGCCGGAGTTGTTCTGACGGCTGACCAGAACCATCTCCTGACCTTTGCAGCCGGGAACCTCGATCCCCATCTCGCTCCAGTTCTCGGTCTTGCCCTCCTCGCCATAGATGTCGGCGAGCTGTGGGAGAGAGATCGCCTTCATGGGGTTGTCCTTGTGCAGGAACACGGCAAGCGCGTCGTAACCCACGACGTGCTCGATCGGGTTCTGGCCCTTGGACTTGGCGAGCTCGATTTCCTTCGCCTTCATGGCGCGGCTGGCATTGGCAATGTCGACCGTGCCGTTGATCATCGCGGCGATGCCTGTTCCCGAGCCGCCACCGCTCACCGCGACGGCAACGTTGGGATCGATTTCACGATAAGCCTCGGCCCAAGCCTGAGCCACATTGACCAGTGTGTCCGATCCCTTGTTCTGGATCAGATCTCGGGCCTCCGCCGACGCGGAAAGAGCCAGGGCACCGGCCACTGCAGTTGCGATCAGAACGAATTTGCGGTCCACGTCCTTCCTCCCCTGTTGTACGTTTGGCGACCGCGCCCCTCCTCTCTCAGAAGCAGACCGGTTTCAGCCGACTAGCGAAGGACAATGGCATCCGATTGTCATGGTTTTGTTATATCAGTGTCATATCTCTGTAATTTGTCTGACATAGAGGGGCCCGCTCCCGCACGGACCTCGCCTCATGCGTTCTTCCTGGTCCGGATCTTTGTCCGATAAATGTTCACCAACTCCTCAGGAAAATGACAGCTGAAGACACTGCCGCGACCCGGCTCGCTGGCAATCCTAAACTCGGCGTCATGGCGCTCCAGCACGTGTTTCACGATCGCCAGACCGAGCCCGGTACCGCCGTCCTTTCTGGAACGGCTACTGTCGACCCGGTAGAAGCGTTCCGTCAGGCGGGGGAGGTGAGAGGCGGCGATGCCAGGACCAAAGTCCTGAACCGTCAGACAGGCACCGTCGGGTGTCCCCGCCCACGAGATGGCGATACGCGTCTCCGGCGGTGTATGCCGTACGGCGTTGACCACCAGGTTCGAGAAAGCGCTGTGCAGCTCGTCCTCCCTGCCGAACAAGAGGAGGTCGGGATCGGAATCCAGCGATATGTCGTGACCCTTCGTCCCGCTGAGCGCGCGAGCCTGGGTGACGATTGATTCCAGCATCGCGGGCACGGCTACGAGATCAACGGGCTGCGCGGGGCGGGTCATCTCGAGGCGCGACAACAAGAGCAGATCGTTGACGAGATCCTGCATCCTCTGGGCCTGCTCGTTCATCGAGGCCAGGGGGATCTCCCACCTCGAGAGATCGGCGTCATCCCGCATCGCTGCCAGATAGCCGCGAAAAACGGTAATCGGCGTGCGCAGC
Above is a genomic segment from Kiloniellales bacterium containing:
- a CDS encoding phosphate ABC transporter ATP-binding protein; this encodes MDMARQMDAELPEQAPENAILTHGLNLWYGDFQALYDVNLDIKKGIITSLIGPSGCGKTTFLRSINRINERLGYVSIEGSIAVYGHDIYGAGVELAQVRKQVGMVFQRPNPLPISIRDNVLFGFNIHGEGSRRMHKSEKDEIVEAALRQVLLWDMVKDRLDSKATKLSLEEQQKLCIARLLPVKPTVLLMDEPCSALDPKGTEAVEELIWGLSGDYTIVIVTHNMAQARRASNESIFMLMGKVVEHTDTAQMFVTPAKQETADYIEGRYG
- a CDS encoding ATP-binding cassette domain-containing protein — protein: MVETLSEAAALSEASPPPMRVAEDAPVKLAVRDLSIAYGGKPALVGVNLEIRENEIFGIIGPANSGKTSFLKALNRMDMFNPAMQVSGDVLFNGRDVRRWRNVYALRQRIGVVFPLPVGLPMTVYDNVALAPRLSGVRSKSDLDEVVERCLRRAALWDEVKDRLGSLGSLLSGGQQQRLTIARALSQDPDLLILDEFSIAVDPVTTMRIEDVLKELRREMTIILVTNLTQQARRLADRTAFFLTGSCVEIGDTEALFTGQVADTRTADYIAGRFG
- the pstA gene encoding phosphate ABC transporter permease PstA, with the protein product MFAATDVNLNNNRRQGLIRILFMMMTALLILPVLIILATLIYKGGPAISLEFLFSEPTDGMTAGGLFPALVGTVWLVAVALLISVPLGVAAALYLSEFAPDNWFTRVINLAIINLAGVPSIVHALFGVGAFVLFFGFGTSILAASLTLAIMTLPLIIVATRESLQAVPLAFREACWNMGATRWQTIQRVVLPNAVSGILTGVILEVSRTTGETAPIMFTGAAFFLPFLPQSVFDQTMALSLHLFVVSTQVPGVPDELPYGVALVLIAMVLLMNALSIAFRVYLRGKKKW
- the pstC gene encoding phosphate ABC transporter permease subunit PstC, whose amino-acid sequence is MAEITEAEARAAGAALPQDDIDRRNTDWYIDKLVQILVFLGGISAIIFIIGIFVFVTREGFGFLLDTFDFAEFFGSPRWKPTSEYRPTYGILALIAGTASVTGLAMVVAIPFSLGAAIYIAEFATGKTREALKVLVELLAAIPSVVWGFIGLTIMNPLIIQTFDVPVGLNVLNAGIILGLMAAPIMTSIAEDALKAVPDRYREAAEAMGATRWQVIFKVVLPAAKNGLLGAVLLGVGRGFGETMAVLMASGHSINLPDSIFDSVRALTATIAAELGETAVGSEHYRALFTIGIFLFVITFIINLTADLIVRGIRKS
- the phoU gene encoding phosphate signaling complex protein PhoU, encoding MSLYEERLSKDLSQINDAVAGLGARVEQALINAVKSSLDADRALANRTVIGDHPINRTTREITRLCYAFLAVHQPSAGHLRQISSIVSLVGELERIGDYAVTIAREALQLPHPPSGVLRQEMEDMAEQAQTCLERSVAAFKDKNVELARETLLMASQAKGRGDMIYADLVDESEKKGERIRYLFDMLITIGRLKRVSDRAKNICEETLFTITGETKPPKVYRVLFLDHHNNCQSQIAEAVARRTFPHSGEFSSAGRSNAADLTPGLFRFLESQGLALGPIKPKVLEPDVEKAAGYDVIVSLSGPITDYLPGQPFRTVFLEWDVGSVPEGLTEADAGQSYLPMHREISARVRDLMETLRGAEAN
- a CDS encoding phosphate ABC transporter substrate-binding protein, which produces MDRKFVLIATAVAGALALSASAEARDLIQNKGSDTLVNVAQAWAEAYREIDPNVAVAVSGGGSGTGIAAMINGTVDIANASRAMKAKEIELAKSKGQNPIEHVVGYDALAVFLHKDNPMKAISLPQLADIYGEEGKTENWSEMGIEVPGCKGQEMVLVSRQNNSGTYAYFRKAVLGKKRDYKMGTRDMHGSKDVVDLVEKTPCAIGYSGLAYATDHVKLACVTKDDGGDCVMPTVASASDGSYPIARPLLMYTNGEPTGTIKEYLDWILSDEGQCIISKKGYAPVRDVACN
- the phoR gene encoding phosphate regulon sensor histidine kinase PhoR → MLKAWRDEFLCLLAAGLVLLSLGVVVGHTGMLLGAGLAAYFGWHLLNLFLLYRWVVSSRRFRPPVSLGVWEAVFDGLQRRQLGNRRRRRNLVEQVRQLRDGGERLPDALVLLDADHCVLWFNKSAKRLLGLRRQEDLGREITEIVQYPALQDMLAGIGSSRQLEIASPANGAWMLSVQTSGYFGPERRCVLIARDITASYRIEEVRRDFVANVSHELRTPITVFRGYLAAMRDDADLSRWEIPLASMNEQAQRMQDLVNDLLLLSRLEMTRPAQPVDLVAVPAMLESIVTQARALSGTKGHDISLDSDPDLLLFGREDELHSAFSNLVVNAVRHTPPETRIAISWAGTPDGACLTVQDFGPGIAASHLPRLTERFYRVDSSRSRKDGGTGLGLAIVKHVLERHDAEFRIASEPGRGSVFSCHFPEELVNIYRTKIRTRKNA